The Streptomyces sp. NBC_01244 genome contains a region encoding:
- a CDS encoding phosphonate degradation HD-domain oxygenase — translation MNASEATDPSGAPAVGAVDALARLFEGEGSAEYFGEAVTQAGHMLQAGALAEAAGAPAHLVAAALLHDIGHFHGTVTGRDLMEGGQDNRHSHTGADWLARWFGPEVTEPVRLHVAAKRYLCTAEPGYFDLLSEASVHTLRVQGGPMTAEQALAFEALPGAADAVAVRRWDEQAKDPELTTPDFDHFRPLLEALLIKNA, via the coding sequence GTGAACGCCTCCGAGGCCACCGACCCCTCCGGCGCCCCCGCCGTCGGCGCCGTCGACGCGCTGGCCCGCCTCTTCGAGGGCGAGGGCAGCGCCGAGTACTTCGGCGAGGCCGTCACCCAGGCCGGGCACATGCTCCAGGCCGGGGCCCTCGCCGAGGCCGCCGGGGCCCCCGCCCACCTGGTGGCGGCCGCGCTGCTGCACGACATCGGGCACTTCCACGGAACCGTGACCGGCCGCGACCTGATGGAGGGCGGGCAGGACAACCGGCACAGCCACACCGGGGCCGACTGGCTGGCCCGGTGGTTCGGGCCGGAGGTGACCGAGCCGGTCCGGCTGCACGTGGCCGCCAAGCGCTACCTGTGCACGGCCGAGCCGGGCTACTTCGACCTGCTCTCGGAGGCCTCCGTACACACCCTGCGCGTCCAGGGCGGCCCGATGACCGCCGAGCAGGCGCTGGCCTTCGAGGCGCTGCCGGGGGCGGCCGACGCGGTGGCCGTGCGGCGCTGGGACGAACAGGCCAAGGACCCCGAGCTGACCACTCCGGACTTCGACCACTTCCGGCCGCTGCTGGAGGCCCTGCTGATCAAGAACGCCTGA
- a CDS encoding GntR family transcriptional regulator: protein MNEAPRDPAPRTPLYLKVAGDLRTAITAGEYGSGARLPAEDELARRYGVSRGTVRQALAALRTDGLITSRRGTRRVVLGGGAGEAGGVAELRSFTRWARSLGQEPGGRTVAVDRGGADAEEAEQLRIDAGAPVYRVLRLRTLSGAPVMVERTTYPEPVGALVAGMPPDTVSYSEQLARHGVLFADAHHTIDIAAADAADARLLGCPAGEALLRERRRSTDPAGVPVEWSQDRYLPGTVAFTVHTSAASALGRQLGS, encoded by the coding sequence GTGAACGAGGCACCGCGCGACCCAGCACCCAGGACACCGCTCTACCTGAAGGTCGCCGGGGACCTGCGGACCGCCATCACGGCGGGCGAGTACGGCTCCGGCGCGCGACTTCCCGCCGAGGACGAGCTCGCCCGCCGCTACGGAGTCTCCAGGGGTACGGTGCGCCAGGCCCTCGCCGCCCTGCGGACCGACGGGCTGATCACCTCGCGGCGCGGCACCCGCCGGGTCGTCCTCGGCGGCGGCGCGGGGGAGGCCGGGGGAGTCGCGGAGCTCCGTAGCTTCACCCGCTGGGCCCGCTCCCTCGGCCAGGAGCCCGGAGGGCGGACCGTGGCCGTGGACCGCGGCGGGGCCGACGCCGAGGAGGCGGAGCAGCTACGGATCGACGCGGGCGCCCCCGTGTACCGCGTACTGAGGCTGCGCACCCTGTCCGGAGCCCCCGTGATGGTGGAGCGCACGACGTACCCGGAGCCGGTCGGCGCCCTGGTCGCCGGCATGCCGCCGGACACGGTCTCCTACTCCGAGCAACTCGCCCGGCACGGAGTCCTCTTCGCCGACGCCCACCACACCATCGACATCGCGGCGGCCGACGCGGCCGACGCGCGGCTGCTGGGCTGCCCGGCGGGGGAGGCCCTGCTGCGCGAACGGCGCCGCTCCACCGACCCGGCGGGGGTCCCGGTGGAGTGGTCGCAGGACCGCTACCTGCCGGGGACGGTGGCCTTCACCGTGCACACCTCCGCGGCCAGCGCGCTGGGCCGACAGCTCGGTTCCTGA
- a CDS encoding cupin domain-containing protein: MFGMTIDTTPDTTAGGPTLRLDPEGGPFRALAAVRIQVPAGGTIPAHAHGASELLLTGVAGTVEASCGCGAKTVAPGTFAMLPAGKEVTLVNHGTEPATVLAVFSQSEFTQGLPRAAAKGCGCQGHGG; this comes from the coding sequence ATGTTCGGCATGACCATCGACACCACCCCCGACACCACCGCCGGCGGCCCGACGCTGCGCCTCGACCCCGAGGGCGGTCCGTTCCGCGCGCTCGCGGCGGTCCGGATCCAGGTTCCGGCCGGCGGGACGATCCCGGCCCACGCGCACGGGGCCTCCGAGCTGCTGCTCACGGGCGTCGCCGGGACGGTGGAGGCCTCGTGCGGGTGCGGTGCGAAGACGGTGGCCCCGGGCACCTTCGCGATGCTGCCGGCCGGCAAGGAGGTCACCCTGGTCAACCACGGCACCGAGCCGGCGACGGTCCTGGCGGTGTTCTCTCAGAGCGAGTTCACGCAGGGGCTGCCGCGCGCCGCGGCGAAGGGCTGCGGCTGCCAGGGGCACGGCGGCTGA
- a CDS encoding HAD family hydrolase has protein sequence MIGLAAVLFDMDGTLVDTEVLWWQTTAEIAAGLGYALTDADAPEVVGRAVEDTAAHLVRVARAGEAQEVARALTDSFFGRVEQGAPMRPGAQRLLAALEADGLPFALVSASPRVVVDSVVGGSLAHVPFAFTLSADDTSLTKPHPDPYRAAAARLGAEPWSCVAVEDSPDGAASAEAAGCGVLVVPSLLEVPPSPVRTFASSLTEVTPDTLRACLVAPLGV, from the coding sequence ATGATCGGACTCGCCGCCGTCCTCTTCGACATGGACGGCACCCTCGTCGACACCGAGGTCCTGTGGTGGCAGACCACCGCGGAAATCGCCGCCGGCCTGGGCTACGCCCTGACCGACGCGGACGCGCCCGAGGTGGTCGGCCGCGCGGTGGAGGACACCGCCGCGCACCTCGTACGGGTCGCCCGCGCGGGGGAGGCACAGGAGGTGGCGCGGGCCCTGACCGACAGCTTCTTCGGCCGCGTCGAGCAGGGTGCGCCGATGCGGCCGGGCGCGCAGCGGCTGCTGGCCGCCCTGGAAGCGGATGGCCTGCCGTTCGCACTGGTCAGCGCCTCGCCGCGGGTGGTCGTGGACTCGGTGGTGGGCGGCTCGCTCGCCCATGTCCCCTTCGCCTTCACGCTCTCCGCCGACGACACGTCCCTCACGAAGCCGCACCCGGACCCCTACCGGGCCGCCGCGGCGCGCCTCGGCGCGGAGCCGTGGAGTTGCGTGGCGGTCGAGGACTCCCCGGACGGCGCGGCCTCGGCGGAGGCGGCCGGCTGCGGAGTCCTGGTGGTCCCGTCCCTGCTGGAGGTCCCCCCGTCGCCGGTACGCACCTTCGCGTCCTCCCTCACCGAGGTCACCCCGGACACCCTGCGGGCCTGCCTGGTCGCTCCGCTGGGGGTGTGA
- a CDS encoding ABC transporter ATP-binding protein produces MSLTLPEARKSADGEAAPGGARVEFRGLRRAFGSTVALDGLDLTIEPGELVALLGPSGCGKTTALRVVAGFEQPDSGEVLLDGKDITRIPANRRDAGMVFQSYSLFPNLNARDNVAFGLRVRKVGAAARRERAAELLDLVGLPDHGDRYPHQMSGGQQQRVALARALALRPRVLLLDEPLSALDAKVRASLREEIRRLQLSLGITTVFVTHDQEEALSMADRVAVLNAGRLEQCAAPAELYERPATPFVAEFVGTMNRLPGRLSGSGTVEVAGSRLPVDGPVPSTPDVEVLVRPENITVTAAAEGTEGAATVVSASFFGSVTRLHLDLPDGIRIKADLPSREAGALVPGARATVGLAERPVLVVATATATATASDTGEAS; encoded by the coding sequence ATGTCCCTCACCCTTCCCGAGGCCAGGAAGTCCGCGGATGGCGAAGCGGCCCCCGGCGGAGCGCGCGTCGAATTCCGGGGCCTGCGCCGGGCCTTCGGCTCCACCGTCGCCCTCGACGGACTCGACCTCACCATCGAGCCCGGCGAACTCGTCGCCCTGCTCGGCCCGTCGGGCTGCGGCAAGACCACCGCGCTGCGCGTCGTCGCCGGCTTCGAACAGCCCGACTCCGGCGAAGTACTGCTCGACGGAAAGGACATCACCCGGATCCCGGCCAACCGCCGCGACGCCGGCATGGTGTTCCAGTCGTACAGCCTCTTCCCCAACCTCAACGCCCGCGACAACGTGGCCTTCGGCCTGCGCGTCCGCAAGGTCGGCGCGGCCGCGCGCCGCGAGCGCGCCGCCGAACTCCTCGACCTGGTCGGCCTGCCCGACCACGGCGACCGCTACCCGCACCAGATGTCCGGCGGCCAGCAGCAGCGCGTCGCGCTCGCCCGTGCCCTCGCCCTGCGCCCCCGCGTCCTGCTGCTCGACGAGCCGCTCTCCGCGCTCGACGCGAAGGTACGGGCCAGCCTGCGCGAGGAGATCCGCCGGCTCCAGCTCTCCCTGGGCATCACCACAGTGTTCGTCACGCACGACCAGGAGGAGGCCCTGTCCATGGCCGACCGGGTCGCCGTGCTCAACGCGGGCCGCCTGGAGCAGTGCGCCGCCCCCGCCGAACTGTACGAGCGGCCCGCGACCCCGTTCGTCGCCGAGTTCGTCGGCACCATGAACCGGCTCCCCGGACGGCTGTCCGGCTCCGGCACGGTCGAAGTGGCCGGCTCCCGGCTGCCGGTGGACGGCCCGGTGCCCTCCACCCCGGACGTCGAGGTGCTCGTACGGCCTGAGAACATCACGGTGACGGCAGCCGCAGAGGGCACCGAGGGCGCAGCCACCGTCGTGTCGGCCTCGTTCTTCGGGTCGGTGACCCGGCTCCACCTGGACCTGCCCGACGGCATCCGGATCAAGGCCGACCTGCCCTCGCGCGAGGCCGGAGCCCTCGTACCGGGAGCGCGGGCGACCGTGGGCCTGGCCGAACGCCCCGTCCTCGTCGTCGCCACCGCCACGGCCACGGCCACCGCCTCAGACACGGGGGAAGCTTCATGA
- a CDS encoding ABC transporter permease yields MAAMTPTPAPNDGAAPAATAVAHTTAAPAAGPAVAARDGERDRQEPPARAPRRPRPRTRPRVWRGAVLALAGAYFVLPLLASFVFTVHVPGQGISFEAYTQLLSAEGFTESLLLSLGLAAATIAASLLLAVPALVAVRIGSPRLRPVVEVMCMMPLVVPPIALVTGITTVLRWGPEHLSTTPLYQTFLAVQNPDFPVVLVLAYTVLALPFVYRSLDAGLRAVDVPTLVEAARSCGASWPYVVLRVILPNLRAALAGAGFLTLALVLGEFTIASLLGFQPFAVWIVSISGAHARMSVAVSVLSLLITWLLLLLLSRAGTAPATVSPGPSRNSRTSRTSRTSGKES; encoded by the coding sequence ATGGCTGCGATGACCCCGACGCCCGCCCCGAACGACGGGGCCGCCCCGGCGGCCACGGCCGTCGCGCACACCACGGCCGCCCCGGCCGCCGGTCCGGCCGTCGCCGCCCGGGACGGGGAGCGGGACCGGCAGGAGCCCCCGGCCCGTGCGCCGCGCCGGCCGCGCCCCCGCACCCGGCCCCGGGTGTGGCGCGGAGCGGTGCTCGCGCTCGCGGGCGCGTACTTCGTCCTCCCGCTCCTCGCCTCCTTCGTGTTCACCGTGCACGTCCCCGGCCAGGGCATCAGCTTCGAGGCGTACACCCAACTGCTCTCCGCCGAAGGGTTCACCGAGAGCCTGCTGCTCTCGCTGGGCCTCGCAGCCGCGACCATCGCGGCTTCGCTGCTCCTCGCCGTGCCCGCGCTGGTCGCCGTACGCATCGGCTCGCCGCGCCTGCGCCCGGTCGTCGAGGTGATGTGCATGATGCCGCTGGTGGTGCCGCCGATCGCGCTGGTCACCGGTATCACCACGGTGCTGCGCTGGGGTCCCGAACACCTCTCGACGACCCCGCTCTACCAGACCTTCCTCGCGGTCCAGAACCCGGATTTCCCCGTCGTCCTGGTCCTCGCGTACACCGTGCTCGCCCTGCCCTTCGTCTACCGCTCCCTCGACGCGGGCCTGCGCGCCGTCGACGTCCCGACCCTGGTCGAGGCCGCCCGCAGCTGTGGCGCGAGCTGGCCGTACGTGGTCCTGCGCGTGATCCTGCCGAACCTGCGGGCCGCCCTCGCCGGAGCCGGCTTCCTCACGCTGGCCCTGGTCCTCGGAGAGTTCACGATCGCCTCGCTGCTCGGCTTCCAGCCCTTCGCCGTGTGGATCGTGTCGATCTCCGGAGCGCACGCCCGCATGTCGGTGGCCGTCTCCGTCCTCAGCCTCCTCATCACCTGGCTGTTGCTGCTCCTCCTCTCCCGGGCCGGCACCGCCCCCGCTACCGTGTCCCCCGGGCCTTCGCGCAACTCCCGTACCTCCCGTACCTCCCGTACCTCCGGCAAGGAGTCCTGA
- a CDS encoding ABC transporter permease — protein MSASTTLPHSTGTAGGSTTRRRRRGPRTWLAALPLLAFTALCFGVPLGAIAFGAVTRTDPVSGATEATGEHLARSLQGPYLGSLIGSVQLSALTALVAGVLGVLIAQAVVTSPSRALRGATLTASGVLANFGGVPLAFAFIATVGISGVVTQLADLTGLGWNLYSFTGLTVVYLYFLTPLMVLVTVPALDGLRPQWREAAQNNGATGWQFWRHVGLPVLAPSLLGGFVLLFGTAFAAHATAAALVGGSVPLVTLKIADALSGNVLTGQENVALALGLDMIVIAGLVMAVYLPLQRRSARWLR, from the coding sequence ATGTCCGCCTCCACCACCCTCCCCCACTCGACGGGGACCGCCGGCGGCAGCACCACCCGCCGCCGGCGGCGCGGCCCGCGTACCTGGCTCGCCGCCCTCCCGCTCCTCGCCTTCACCGCCCTGTGCTTCGGTGTCCCGCTGGGCGCCATCGCCTTCGGCGCGGTCACCCGTACGGACCCGGTGAGCGGCGCCACCGAAGCGACCGGCGAGCACCTGGCCCGTTCCCTCCAGGGGCCCTACCTCGGCTCGCTCATCGGCAGCGTCCAGCTCTCCGCCCTCACCGCACTCGTGGCCGGCGTGCTCGGCGTCCTCATCGCGCAGGCCGTCGTCACCTCCCCCTCCCGCGCCCTGCGCGGGGCGACGCTGACCGCCTCCGGCGTCCTCGCCAACTTCGGCGGGGTCCCGCTCGCCTTCGCGTTCATCGCCACCGTCGGGATCTCCGGGGTCGTCACCCAGCTCGCCGACCTGACCGGCCTCGGCTGGAACCTCTACTCCTTCACCGGCCTCACCGTGGTCTACCTCTACTTCCTGACTCCGCTCATGGTGCTGGTGACCGTCCCCGCGCTGGACGGACTGCGCCCGCAGTGGCGCGAGGCCGCCCAGAACAACGGGGCGACCGGATGGCAGTTCTGGCGCCACGTCGGCCTGCCCGTCCTCGCGCCCTCCCTGCTCGGCGGGTTCGTGCTGCTCTTCGGCACGGCCTTCGCCGCGCACGCCACGGCCGCCGCCCTCGTCGGCGGCTCCGTCCCGCTGGTGACGCTCAAGATCGCGGACGCCCTGTCCGGGAACGTGCTGACCGGCCAGGAGAACGTGGCCCTGGCCCTCGGCCTCGACATGATCGTGATCGCCGGCCTGGTCATGGCGGTCTACCTGCCCCTCCAGCGACGGAGCGCCCGATGGCTGCGATGA
- a CDS encoding ABC transporter substrate-binding protein, which yields MLSSSARRGAAVLLSAAVLTTLSACGAAPDKAAGSAGGDGKNKTQPAAATSVADFGGLEGLVAAAEKEGELNVIALPADWANYGEIQKAFAAKYPKVKINAENPDASSADEIAAVKSRKGQTRAPDVLDLGIAFARSGAAENLFAPYKVTAWDQIPAAQKDADARWYNDYGGYVSIGCDAARIPNCPQSFADLAKPEYKGKVALNGNPTKSGSAFGGVYAAALANKGSFADIQPGIDFFGRLKKSGNFIPVESTPATVEKGETPISIDWDYLNAGYAEQFKGKGVDWKVAIPTDGVYAQYYSQAINKDAPHPAASRLWMEFLYSTEGQNLWLKGFARPVLLPAMTQAGTVDKEAVTKLPQVQGTPAFPASTELDKAKATLAEKWDKALS from the coding sequence GTGCTCAGTTCCTCCGCCCGTCGCGGTGCGGCCGTTCTGCTCAGTGCCGCCGTGCTCACCACGCTCAGCGCGTGCGGCGCCGCACCCGACAAGGCCGCCGGCTCCGCCGGTGGCGACGGCAAGAACAAGACCCAGCCCGCCGCCGCCACCTCGGTCGCCGACTTCGGCGGCCTGGAGGGCCTCGTCGCGGCCGCCGAGAAGGAGGGCGAGCTCAACGTCATCGCGCTGCCCGCCGACTGGGCGAACTACGGCGAGATCCAGAAGGCGTTCGCGGCCAAGTACCCCAAGGTCAAGATCAACGCCGAGAACCCGGACGCCTCCAGCGCCGACGAGATCGCCGCCGTCAAGTCCCGCAAGGGCCAGACCCGCGCCCCCGACGTCCTGGACCTCGGCATCGCCTTCGCCCGCAGCGGCGCCGCCGAGAACCTCTTCGCCCCGTACAAGGTCACCGCCTGGGACCAGATCCCCGCCGCCCAGAAGGACGCGGACGCCCGCTGGTACAACGACTACGGCGGCTACGTCTCCATCGGCTGCGACGCCGCCCGCATCCCGAACTGCCCGCAGTCCTTCGCGGACCTGGCCAAGCCCGAGTACAAGGGCAAGGTCGCCCTCAACGGCAACCCGACCAAGTCCGGCTCCGCCTTCGGCGGCGTCTACGCGGCGGCCCTCGCCAACAAGGGTTCCTTCGCCGACATCCAGCCCGGCATCGACTTCTTCGGTCGGCTGAAGAAGAGCGGGAACTTCATCCCCGTCGAGTCCACCCCGGCCACCGTCGAGAAGGGCGAGACCCCCATCTCGATCGACTGGGACTACCTGAACGCCGGCTACGCCGAGCAGTTCAAGGGCAAGGGCGTCGACTGGAAGGTGGCCATCCCCACCGACGGCGTCTACGCCCAGTACTACTCGCAGGCCATCAACAAGGACGCCCCCCACCCGGCGGCCTCCCGCCTGTGGATGGAGTTCCTCTACAGCACCGAGGGCCAGAACCTGTGGCTGAAGGGCTTCGCCCGCCCCGTGCTGCTGCCCGCAATGACCCAGGCCGGCACCGTCGACAAGGAAGCCGTCACCAAGCTCCCGCAGGTCCAGGGCACCCCCGCCTTCCCGGCCTCCACCGAGCTGGACAAGGCCAAGGCCACCCTCGCCGAGAAGTGGGACAAGGCCCTCAGCTGA
- a CDS encoding GntR family transcriptional regulator encodes MATVRYLEIAEALRRSILSGQYPVGAQLPSESDLAALWSASRGTVRQAVATLAAEGLIGSRQGARRIVLRHERKHSFGELNSFAQWAEGVGHQAASRFLSRTRRPATAEEADRLALPAGTEVLAVLRLRLLDGEPTMIERTAYADWVAAAVEAMPEDCRSVMDGLANDSGIVAHYGEHLIDALPAGSEDARLLEIRRGSPLLRQRHVSATRTGRPIEWSDDRYRAGSVTFSVNNSAVATPLERRAGDR; translated from the coding sequence ATGGCTACGGTGCGGTATCTGGAGATCGCCGAGGCGCTGCGCCGGTCGATCCTCTCCGGCCAGTACCCGGTGGGTGCCCAACTGCCCTCGGAGAGCGATCTGGCGGCGCTCTGGTCGGCGTCCCGCGGGACCGTCCGCCAGGCCGTGGCGACGCTTGCCGCCGAGGGGCTGATCGGTTCCCGGCAGGGGGCCCGCAGGATCGTCCTGCGCCACGAGCGCAAGCACAGCTTCGGTGAGCTCAACAGCTTCGCCCAGTGGGCCGAAGGGGTCGGCCACCAGGCCGCGAGCCGCTTCCTGTCGCGCACCCGCCGTCCGGCCACCGCCGAGGAGGCGGACCGGCTGGCCCTGCCGGCCGGCACGGAGGTCCTCGCCGTACTGCGGCTCCGGTTGCTCGACGGGGAGCCGACGATGATCGAACGGACCGCGTACGCCGACTGGGTCGCGGCGGCGGTCGAGGCGATGCCCGAGGACTGCCGCTCCGTCATGGACGGGCTGGCGAACGACTCCGGCATCGTCGCCCACTACGGCGAGCACCTCATCGACGCGCTTCCGGCCGGCAGCGAGGACGCCAGGCTGCTGGAAATCCGCCGCGGCAGCCCGCTTTTGCGCCAGCGGCACGTCTCCGCGACCCGCACGGGCCGCCCCATCGAGTGGTCCGACGACCGCTACCGGGCGGGAAGCGTCACCTTCAGTGTGAACAACTCGGCAGTAGCAACTCCGTTGGAGCGCCGGGCCGGGGACCGCTAG
- a CDS encoding FG-GAP and VCBS repeat-containing protein: MRHHTRHAIALAATVTTLAGGLLVSTGAQAEAAVAAGPAATRYADDFNGDGYHDLAIGAPDAVVNVKGVDGTTTAVGNAGYVTVSYGGKYGAQKTGLKVITQNSPGMPGDPKEGQRFGEVLTTGDFNADGYADLVVGTRDNYDRGTRPGHVTLIWGSPTGLKDAISLADPLKRVGFGVVLKAGDFTGDGKTDLLVGYSTTLELFRGPFTADGSPVSTHRLDLGRQYPVFLPGEAQNRIAVGRINKGAIDDLVVLGERQDPSAPIRGRVLFGGTSGLRLTPVTMRGGGSVAIGDFDKDGYGDIAVGDSETQIDTIRAAGLVRVSFGSATGVNESRGYQTFTEDTLGIPGGVGTGDRFGQSVAAADLNLDGYAELIVGAPGERKGEVTGGGLYVLKGTAKGVTGTGASWYAHNAPGLPIPAGTYRIPTLLKVTDLNNDKQPEITFAVAATVPQVWSVGTKDGKVAGTSPTRVVNPPTDAQIGTGPQFGVLAR; this comes from the coding sequence GTGCGACACCACACCCGTCACGCCATCGCGCTCGCCGCGACGGTCACCACACTTGCCGGAGGCCTGCTGGTCTCCACCGGCGCGCAGGCGGAGGCGGCCGTCGCCGCCGGGCCCGCGGCCACCCGGTACGCCGACGACTTCAACGGCGACGGCTACCACGACCTGGCGATCGGCGCCCCGGACGCCGTCGTGAACGTCAAGGGCGTGGACGGGACCACCACCGCGGTGGGCAACGCGGGCTACGTGACCGTCTCCTACGGCGGCAAGTACGGGGCCCAGAAGACCGGCCTGAAGGTCATCACCCAGAACAGCCCCGGAATGCCGGGCGACCCGAAGGAGGGCCAGCGCTTCGGTGAGGTCCTCACCACCGGCGACTTCAACGCCGACGGTTACGCGGACCTTGTCGTGGGCACCCGGGACAACTACGACCGGGGCACGCGGCCCGGCCACGTCACCCTGATCTGGGGCAGTCCCACGGGGCTGAAGGACGCCATCTCACTGGCCGACCCGCTGAAGAGGGTCGGCTTCGGCGTCGTCCTGAAGGCCGGTGACTTCACCGGCGACGGGAAGACCGACCTCCTCGTCGGCTACTCCACCACGCTCGAACTGTTCCGGGGCCCCTTCACGGCGGACGGGTCGCCCGTCTCGACCCACCGGCTGGACCTCGGCCGCCAGTACCCCGTCTTCCTGCCGGGAGAGGCGCAGAACCGGATCGCGGTGGGCCGGATCAACAAGGGCGCCATCGACGACCTCGTCGTCCTCGGCGAGAGGCAGGACCCGAGCGCACCGATCCGGGGCCGCGTGCTCTTCGGCGGGACGTCCGGACTGCGCCTCACCCCGGTCACCATGCGCGGCGGAGGCAGCGTCGCCATCGGTGACTTCGACAAGGACGGCTACGGCGACATCGCCGTGGGCGACTCGGAGACCCAGATCGATACCATCCGCGCGGCGGGTCTGGTCCGGGTCAGCTTCGGTTCCGCCACGGGTGTGAACGAATCCCGCGGCTACCAGACGTTCACCGAGGACACCCTCGGAATCCCGGGCGGCGTGGGCACGGGCGACCGCTTCGGCCAGTCCGTCGCCGCGGCCGACCTCAACCTGGACGGATATGCCGAGTTGATCGTCGGTGCCCCGGGCGAACGGAAGGGCGAGGTCACCGGCGGCGGCCTCTACGTGCTGAAGGGCACGGCCAAGGGCGTCACCGGCACCGGGGCCTCCTGGTACGCCCACAACGCGCCGGGCCTGCCCATCCCCGCGGGCACGTACCGCATCCCCACGCTGCTCAAGGTCACCGACCTGAACAACGACAAGCAGCCCGAGATCACCTTCGCGGTCGCGGCGACCGTCCCGCAGGTCTGGTCCGTCGGCACGAAGGACGGCAAGGTCGCCGGCACCTCGCCCACCCGCGTCGTCAACCCGCCGACCGACGCGCAGATCGGCACCGGCCCCCAGTTCGGCGTACTCGCCCGCTGA
- a CDS encoding reductase — translation MKKILVIGGSRYFGKHLVTLERDAGNEVTVLNRGSTAPPRGVGHLVADREDEAGLRAALGERTFDVVFDQVCYTPGQAETARRVFAGRTGRYVMTSTMEVHDPAPPTPEARAYAEGKRRAEDVLGAEPAFGLVAVRAAHVLGGGRAEFTGRLAHYVERIGAGIPVAVHKAPYPTSFIHHHEIARFLRWAGERDFTGPVNAASHGELDVLGLSGAVAERVGRAPRLRTVAAGTEASPFSFDRAYAMDNGRAAALGFRFGRLEDWLPEAIGETAAGIER, via the coding sequence ATGAAGAAGATCCTGGTCATCGGCGGAAGCCGCTATTTCGGAAAGCACCTGGTCACCCTGGAGCGGGACGCCGGGAACGAGGTGACCGTCCTCAACCGGGGCTCCACCGCCCCGCCCCGGGGCGTCGGCCACCTGGTCGCCGACCGGGAGGACGAAGCGGGGCTCCGCGCGGCGCTGGGGGAGCGCACCTTCGACGTGGTCTTCGACCAGGTCTGCTACACGCCCGGGCAGGCGGAGACCGCCCGCCGCGTCTTCGCCGGCCGCACCGGGCGGTACGTGATGACCTCGACGATGGAGGTCCACGACCCCGCGCCGCCCACCCCCGAGGCGCGGGCCTACGCCGAGGGCAAGCGGCGGGCCGAGGACGTGCTGGGGGCGGAGCCCGCCTTCGGCCTCGTGGCGGTGCGCGCCGCGCACGTACTCGGCGGCGGCCGGGCGGAGTTCACCGGCCGCCTCGCGCACTACGTGGAGCGGATCGGCGCCGGGATCCCGGTGGCCGTGCACAAAGCCCCGTACCCCACCTCCTTCATCCACCACCACGAGATCGCCCGTTTCCTCCGCTGGGCGGGGGAGCGGGACTTCACCGGGCCGGTGAACGCCGCCTCGCACGGGGAGCTCGACGTGCTCGGACTGTCCGGGGCCGTGGCCGAGCGGGTCGGGCGGGCACCGCGCCTGCGGACCGTCGCGGCCGGGACCGAGGCCTCGCCGTTCTCCTTCGACCGGGCCTACGCGATGGACAACGGCCGGGCCGCCGCCCTCGGCTTCCGCTTCGGGCGGCTCGAGGACTGGCTCCCGGAGGCCATCGGTGAGACGGCCGCGGGGATCGAGCGATGA